Proteins encoded together in one Astatotilapia calliptera chromosome 7, fAstCal1.2, whole genome shotgun sequence window:
- the dnajb9a gene encoding dnaJ homolog subfamily B member 9a, producing the protein MTACVERKRQTTPRQDTGAMAAAQSVLTFAVCVLVITELILAKKDYYDILGVPKGATERQIKKAFHKLAKKYHPDKNKSPDAEVRFREIAGAYETLSDEARRSEYDQFGDTDAYFDGETQGKHRQGAHQPFTFSFDDIFKDFDIYSQNRHARHRRHFDEHSRSHSRHKRHFQGGFGAGVINDMFDDIERMFTFDRHTKQTENRFHGTSKQHCRTVTQRRGNMVTTYTDCTAS; encoded by the exons ATGACCGCTTGTGTAGAAAGGAAGCGGCAGACGACACCCAGACAG GACACTGGAGCCATGGCAGCTGCACAGTCTGTGCTAACGTTTGCAGTGTGCGTCCTCGTGATAACAGAGCTGATACTTGCCAAGAAGGACTACTATGACATACTGGGAGTGCCTAAAGGGGCCACAGAGCGCCAGATAaagaaggctttccacaagctTGCAAAGAAATATCACCCAGATAAGAACAAGAGCCCTGATGCTGAAGTGAGATTTAGGGAAATTGCTGGAG CTTATGAAACTTTATCAGATGAGGCAAGAAGAAGCGAGTATGATCAGTTCGGGGACACTGACGCGTACTTCGATGGGGAGACGCAAGGCAAACACAGACAAGGTGCCCACCAACCTTTCACCTTCAGTTTTGATGACATATTTAAGGACTTTGACATCTACAGCCAGAACAGACACGCCCGTCACCGAAGACACTTTGATGAACACTCCAGGTCCCACAGCAGACATAAAAGACACTTTCAAGGTGGTTTTGGAGCCGGGGTTATCAATGATATGTTTGATGATATTGAGAGAATGTTTACTTTTGACAGACACACCAAACAGACTGAAAACCGGTTTCATGGTACGTCGAAACAGCACTGTAGAACAGTAACGCAACGCAGAGGTAATATGGTAACTACTTACACAGACTGCACTGCATCATAG